In Perca fluviatilis chromosome 11, GENO_Pfluv_1.0, whole genome shotgun sequence, the following proteins share a genomic window:
- the LOC120567986 gene encoding solute carrier family 12 member 9-like → MSEKSPLLHYRLAPSTSPCAKDVSKHSGLKAGRDGRRTRDKTARELGVVFGVVIPTVLSMFGVVLFLRIGFVVGQAGLYQSIAMFLVAYFIITMTVLSVCAISTNGALDAGGAYYMISRALGPEFGGSIGIMFFFANVCGSALYVLGLVEAIISTFGIPEEGAAGLHQVLPSGYWWSLLYGTVLLFLCFIVCLVGAHIYATATFIIVVIVVAVLATIFISFFIVGPIVVILPGSSGLNSTRLTTANYTGLQLHTLEGNLLPNYTVDYTTGAMMNFATVFAVMFNGCTGIMAGSNMSGDLKNPSFSIPRGTLAAVLTTFITYNLLSLLVALSCDRHLLQKDYGFLGDINIWTPLVTIGVYSSTLSAAMSNLIGASRVLYALSKDNLFGGVLALASKTSRSGNPWAAVLVSWLLVQVVLFAGKLNTIAGIVTIFFLLVYAAVNLACLALEWASAPNFRPSFRCFTWHTCTLGILGCLVMMFLINAIYAFASIAFMLLLLMLIHYLGPISNWGYISQALIYHQVRKYLLMLDGRKDHVKFWRPQLLLMVANPRSCTGLMTFMNDLKKSGLYVLGHVKLGSLDGLPSDPLQSHYDSWLSLVDHLNIKAFVNLTLADSVRHGVQNLLFVTGFGGMRPNTLVLGFYDDCTPQDHLQGKILLSSGCSLDTKTPSVDPREQWSPFFHNVRDAEELKDLQEEEYVSVIADAVKMGKNVTLARYFNQFNREKVMGSGRKIGGNRSMTGQFIDVWLLNLLRPDGCGYVDICSLFLLQLAGVLKETRAWSQARLRLFLCVEAGCSLKEEEEKKLRLMLKELRISAQVQMVAWDPVVALHWQRQGGRGRGNLVESAQNEERRDRPEEEKVEKEDDIQTFPNNVAQLTDEYICAVNDLIRRHGAPQPAVRFLYLPRPPADTSHYHAYLHQLAVLSRDLGPTLLIHGVTPVVTTDL, encoded by the exons ATGTCAGAAAAGTCTCCTCTTCTACATTACCGACTCGCACCAAGCACCAGTCCGTGTGCGAAAGATGTGTCTAAACACAGCGGGCTCAAGGCGGGCAGAGACGGTCGACGGACCAGGGACAAGACCGCCCGGGAGCTCGGAGTGGTGTTTGGCGTGGTCATACCAACTGTACTGTCCATGTTTGGCGTCGTTTTGTTTCTGCGAATTG GATTCGTTGTGGGTCAAGCAGGGCTCTACCAGTCCATTGCCATGTTCCTGGTGGCCTACTTTATCATCACAATGACCGTGCTTTCTGTCTGTGCCATCTCCACCAATGGGGCTTTAGATGCTGGAGGTGCTTACT ACATGATCAGCCGAGCCCTGGGTCCAGAGTTTGGCGGCAGCATTGGGATCATGTTTTTCTTTGCCAATGTGTGTGGCAGTGCTCTCTATGTTTTGGGTCTGGTTGAGGCTATCATATCTACCTTTGGCATCCCAGAAG AGGGTGCTGCAGGTCTCCATCAGGTGTTGCCCTCAGGATACTGGTGGTCTCTGCTGTATGGCACTGTCTTACTCTTCCTGTGTTTTATTGTCTGCTTG GTTGGAGCCCACATTTATGCCACCGCCACCTTTATTATCGTCGTCATAGTCGTGGCAGTTTTGGCTACTATCTTCATCAGTTTTTTCATTGTGGGACCCATTGTGGTGATTCTGCCAGGGAGTTCTGGTCTAAACAGTACCAGGCTGACCACTGCCAATTATACTGGCCTTCAGCTCCACACCTTGGAGGGAAACCTATTGC CCAATTACAcagtagactacaccactggtgcCATGATGAATTTTGCCACAGTGTTCGCTGTGATGTTCAATGGCTGCACTGGGATTATGGCAGGCTCCAACATGTCAG GCGACCTGAAAAACCCAAGCTTTTCCATCCCAAGAGGGACTCTTGCAGCGGTTCTTACAACTTTCATCACATACAATCTGCTTAGCCTGCTGGTTGCGTTATCCTGTGACCg TCACCTTCTTCAAAAAGACTACGGTTTCCTGGGAGACATCAATATATGGACGCCCCTGGTGACAATTGGGGTTTACTCCTCCACCTTGTCTGCTGCCATGAGTAACCTGATAGGAGCCTCCAGAGTCCTGTATGCCCTGTCCAAAGACAACCTGTTTG GGGGTGTCCTGGCTCTGGCGAGTAAAACATCTCGGAGTGGGAACCCCTGGGCTGCTGTGCTTGTCTCCTGGTTGCTTGTACAG GTGGTGTTGTTTGCTGGTAAATTGAATACCATTGCTGGTATTGTAACTATCTTCTTCTTGTTGGTTTATGCTGCTGTGAACCTGGCCTGTTTGGCTCTTGAATGGGCTTCTGCACCAAACTTCAG ACCCTCATTCCGTTGTTTTACATGGCATACCTGCACTCTGGGCATTCTTGGCTGCCTGGTAATGATGTTCCTGATCAATGCCATTTATGCATTTGCCAGCATAGCCTTTATGCTACTGCTATTGATGCTTATCCACTACCTCGGCCCCATCAGCAACTGGGGCTACATAAGCCAGGCTCTCATCTATCATCAG GTGCGCAAGTACCTGTTGATGTTGGATGGGCGTAAGGACCATGTGAAGTTCTGGAGGCCCCAGTTGCTGCTGATGGTGGCAAACCCCCGCAGCTGTACAGGTCTAATGACTTTTATGAATGACCTGAAGAAGAGTGGCCTCTATGTACTGGGACATGTAAAGCTGGGTTCACTgg ATGGGTTGCCCTCTGATCCTCTGCAGAGCCATTATGACTCCTGGCTGTCTCTAGTGGACCATCTAAACATCAAGGCATTTGTCAACCTTACCCTGGCAGACTCTGTCCGACACGGAGTTCAGAACCTGCTTTTCGTCACAGGCTTTG GTGGAATGAGACCAAACACCCTTGTCTTGGGTTTCTATGATGACTGCACCCCTCAAGACCATCTCCAAGGCAAAATTCTTCTGTCTTCAGGCTGTAGCTTGGATACAAAAACTCCATCCGTAGACCCCCGAGAGCAATGGTCCCCCTTCTTCCATAATGTGCGGGATGCCGAGGAACTCAAAGACCTTCAGGAAGAGGAATATGTGTCAGTGATCGCTGACGCTGTAAAAATGGGGAAGAATGTGACACTGGCTCGTTACTTCAACCAGTTCAACCGGGAGAAGGTCATGGGCTCAGGAAGAAAGATAGGGGGCAACCGAAGCATGACGGGGCAATTCATTGACGTGTGGCTTCTGAATTTGCTTCGACCAGACGGCTGTGGCTACGTCGACATTTGCTCACTGTTCCTGTTGCAGTTGGCCGGCGTGCTTAAAGAGACCCGTGCCTGGAGCCAGGCAAGACTTCGCCTCTTCCTGTGTGTGGAGGCTGGTTGCAGTctgaaagaagaggaggagaagaagctcCGGTTGATGCTTAAGGAGCTAAGGATTTCAGCTCAGGTGCAGATGGTGGCATGGGACCCGGTGGTGGCACTGCACTGGCAGAGacaaggaggaagagggagagggaatcTGGTAGAGTCTGCACAGAATGAGGAAAGGAGGGACAGACCAGAGGAAGAGAAAGTTGAAAAGGAAGATGATATCCAAACATTTCCCAATAATGTTGCTCAGCTGACAGATGAGTATATCTGTGCTGTCAATGATCTGATTCGCAGACACGGTGCCCCTCAGCCTGCTGTTCGATTCTTGTATTTACCCCGGCCACCAGCAGACACAAGCCATTACCATGCCTACCTCCACCAGCTGGCCGTGTTGAGTCGGGACCTGGGCCCAACATTGCTCATTCACGGGGTCACTCCTGTGGTCACTACTGACCTCTAA